In Sphaerochaeta sp., the genomic window GATCAAAAAATCACCGATCTCCTTGTGGGAAAAGGAATCAATGTGGCCCGCCGCACCGTGGCGAAATACCGCAAGGAACTGAACATCGACTCGTCGTTCGTCAGGGGTTCGTGATTCCGATCAGATAGCTGGTCATGGAGAGCGCGCCCATCACGCACTGGCGATTGAACACCGTCACCTTCTCTCCCGGCTGGGCGGCGCCCAGCACCGGCAGGATCGGCAGGAAATGATCCGGGGTGAAGAACGCGTATTCGGCGCACTCCCCCGCCTTGCGGTAATCGACCACCGCCTGGTAGTCTCCCCGAAGGATGGCGTCATGGACGTATCCGTCAAACTCCTCCGCCCAAGGGAACCCGCCGGGATTATCCCAGTCCACCAGGGAAAGATTGTGCACCACGTCCCCGCTACCGACGATCAACACGCCTTCATCCCGAAGGGAGGCCAGCGTCCTGCCCAAGGCGAAATGCTTCTCGGGCGGCGCGTCCCGGTTGACGGACAATTGGAAGAACGGGATATCCGCCTTCGGATACATCCGGCGGAGCACGCTCCATGCGCCGTGGTCGCATCCCCAGCTGTCATCCACCTTGGCGCCGGTCATCTTGGCGACGCGGCCAGCCAGCTCGGGATCTCCCGGAGCAGGCCAGGTGATCTGGTACAGCTCTTCCGGAAAGCCGTACATGTCATAGATCTGTTTGGGTTTGGGGCTGTTGTTCACCCGTAGCCCATGGGTGAACCAGTGGGCCGAGATACAGAGGATCGCCTTTGGAGTGGGGATCTTCTTCGAAATCTCCGTCCATCCGGCGGAGAACTGGTTGTCTTCCATGGCGTTCATCGGAGAACCGTGGCCGACGAACAGCACGGGCATCGTTTGGTTTGTCATGTTCCAAAGATACATGCAAACGAACAAAACGTCATCTCACCCCCACAAAGCAAAAAAGGGCGGCCGAAGCCGCCCTCCCGAAGATTCCCGTTGTTCAGTGCTCCTTCACCTTTTCCTTTTCCTTGCGAGCGGCTGATTCGATCTTGTCGGCGATCAACTCAATCCCTTCGAACAGCTCGATGCAGTCATAGCTGACCACTTTGACCGTTCCCCAGGAAAAATGTAATTTTGCGTCGATGTGGTACCCTTGGCCCAGCGTCTGTCTGGTAATGACAATTTCCAGATCATGCAGGTAGTCCTCCGCAAATGACAGTTTCGCCAGTTTCTTGTCGAGAAACGCCCTTGTCTCATCACTTGGATTGTAATGCACACCTCTGACAGTGAGATTCATAGATCCTCCTCAGTCTTTGATACTTCTATGGTAACGCACCTTTTCCCTGTTGTCTTCCCCAAAAAACATGCTAACCTTAAGCTATGATTGATTTCGTTCTGTTGGGAAGCGGTTGGCGGTCGTTGTTCTACGCCCGTCTTTCCGTACGGTTCCCCCATGAATTCCGTCTGACCGGCTGGATGGTCCACGATCCCGCGAAACGGATCGCCTACGCCCAGGAATACCATACTTTCACCTCGCATGCCTTGGACGAGGTGCTGGAACGTCCCCATGATCTGGTCGTTCTCTGCGTGCCGGACACGTTGCAGCATGACCTGCTCGTCACCCTGGCCGAACGCGGGGAACCGGTGCTCACCGAGAC contains:
- the ygiD gene encoding 4,5-DOPA dioxygenase extradiol encodes the protein MTNQTMPVLFVGHGSPMNAMEDNQFSAGWTEISKKIPTPKAILCISAHWFTHGLRVNNSPKPKQIYDMYGFPEELYQITWPAPGDPELAGRVAKMTGAKVDDSWGCDHGAWSVLRRMYPKADIPFFQLSVNRDAPPEKHFALGRTLASLRDEGVLIVGSGDVVHNLSLVDWDNPGGFPWAEEFDGYVHDAILRGDYQAVVDYRKAGECAEYAFFTPDHFLPILPVLGAAQPGEKVTVFNRQCVMGALSMTSYLIGITNP
- a CDS encoding HPF/RaiA family ribosome-associated protein, which translates into the protein MNLTVRGVHYNPSDETRAFLDKKLAKLSFAEDYLHDLEIVITRQTLGQGYHIDAKLHFSWGTVKVVSYDCIELFEGIELIADKIESAARKEKEKVKEH